Proteins from one Mercurialis annua linkage group LG7, ddMerAnnu1.2, whole genome shotgun sequence genomic window:
- the LOC126657757 gene encoding 3-ketoacyl-CoA synthase 4-like has protein sequence MEALKMNLDDLTRLGSCLQNNLIVVAFGSICLIFSLIIYFLIRPRPVYLIDFSCYRAPDNHKASKTMFMEHSRQFGVFDESSLDFQEKISKRSGVGDEAYLPEAVRHIPPRPTIALAREEAEMVMFGALDNLFANTKLNPKDIDILVVNCALFNPAPSLSAMIVNKYKLRTDIVSFNLGGMGCSAGVIAVGLAKDLLQVYRNCNAVVVSTEIITLNWYKGNEKSMLISNCIFRVGGAAMLLSNKSSDKRRAKYKLLHVVRTHLGADTKAFNALRQQQDGEGNVGVLLTRDVSPISGKALKINMTKLGPLVLPISEQLLYLATLIVNKLFNEKVKPYVPDFRSAFDHFCIHAGGRAIIDELEKNLKLSPEEVEASRMTLHRFGNTSSSSIWYELGYIESKKKMRKGNRVWQIGLGGGFKCNSAVWVALRDIKPALNCAWSDCIDKYPVHLET, from the coding sequence ATGGAAGCTTTGAAGATGAATCTTGACGATTTAACTCGTCTGGGGAGCTGCCTACAGAATAATCTCATCGTCGTCGCTTTCGGCTCTATTTGTCTCATTTTCAGCCTCATCATTTATTTTCTGATCAGACCAAGACCGGTCTACTTGATTGATTTCTCTTGTTATCGAGCTCCTGATAACCACAAAGCTTCGAAAACAATGTTCATGGAGCACTCCCGGCAATTCGGAGTTTTCGACGAATCTTCACTCGATTTCCAGGAAAAGATTTCGAAACGTTCCGGGGTAGGAGACGAAGCGTATCTTCCGGAAGCCGTCCGTCATATTCCTCCCCGGCCGACGATTGCCCTAGCCAGAGAAGAAGCTGAAATGGTTATGTTTGGTGCTTTAGATAATCTGTTTGCTAATACTAAATTAAACCCTAAAGATATTGATATTCTTGTTGTCAACTGTGCTTTGTTTAACCCTGCTCCGTCCCTTTCTGCTATGATCGTGAATAAGTACAAGTTAAGGACCGATATTGTAAGTTTTAACTTGGGTGGTATGGGCTGTAGCGCCGGAGTTATAGCCGTCGGGCTTGCGAAAGATTTGCTGCAAGTTTACCGGAACTGCAATGCAGTTGTGGTTAGCACAGAGATCATAACCCTAAATTGGTACAAAGGAAATGAGAAATCCATGTTGATTTCTAACTGTATATTTAGGGTTGGAGGAGCAGCAATGCTTCTTTCTAATAAATCAAGCGATAAACGACGCGCCAAGTATAAGCTTCTTCATGTCGTTCGGACGCATTTAGGCGCCGATACCAAGGCGTTTAACGCTCTCCGGCAACAGCAAGACGGTGAAGGCAACGTTGGGGTTTTATTAACAAGAGATGTTAGCCCTATTTCTGGTAAggctttgaaaattaatatgaCTAAGTTGGGTCCTTTGGTGTTACCTATTAGCGAGCAGCTTCTCTATTTAGCAACTCTTATTGTTAACAAGCTGTTTAACGAGAAGGTGAAGCCCTACGTGCCGGATTTCAGGTCCGCATTCGACCATTTCTGTATACACGCCGGAGGAAGAGCTATAATTGACGAGCTAGAGAAGAATTTGAAGCTTTCACCGGAAGAAGTGGAGGCGTCGAGGATGACTCTTCATCGATTCGGAAATACTTCCTCGAGTTCGATCTGGTACGAGTTAGGGTATATCGAATCGAAGAAGAAGATGCGAAAGGGCAACCGTGTGTGGCAGATCGGCCTCGGTGGCGGCTTCAAATGTAACAGTGCCGTATGGGTGGCACTTCGAGACATCAAGCCGGCGCTTAATTGTGCATGGAGTGACTGTATAGATAAGTATCCGGTTCATCTAGAGACTTAA